The Pseudanabaena sp. ABRG5-3 genome includes the window GAAAAAAGATAAATGGGCGAAATAAGATAACTCTTTGGTTACGCGCAGTCTGCGATCGCCACCTGAAAGCAAACCAAATAGTCATAATCAAAAATATCAAGATGGCGATCGGCTTGACTATTTCCCAAGTAGGGATCATCTGTACAAAGCTCATCCCAACAAGTGCAGGTAGGCTAGATACAATAATTAACTGCTTGAGATATTGAGAATTTGTAAATGCTTGTTTAATTAATTCGATGAAAAAAAGCCTCATACGTCTGTGGAGCCAAGCTCGAGCTCAAATTTTAGTTTGGTATTTCGTTTTAATGTCAGGTTCTACAGTAGTTGCTATTGGGGCTATTCGTCATACTTTATTTGTAGAGTTAGATGCACGAGTTAAAAACTCTATGTATCAAGAGCTAGAAGAGTTTAAACGCCTTCATTCAGAGTATCGCCTGATAGAAGGAGATACTTTAGCTGAAAATGTAGCCACATTATTCGATGTATTCCTATCGCGCAACGTGCCAGAGGATGACGAGTTTTTTATTACGATTCTAGATGGACGCTTCTATGATGCTAGCTCAAGAGCTTTGCCTAAATTATTGCAACCTGATGGACAGTTAGTTAAACAATTGGAAAAAATCACGCTCCAAGAGTTTAAGCAAAATGCAACTTCAGAAGGGGAAATTGTTTACTTAACTTATCCAGTCTATGTTGGAGAGAGATTTAAGGGCGTATTTGTAGTTGTACATATCACTACGGGAGAGCGAGAGGAAGTCCAAGACATGTTGGTTGCGATCACGAATATTATGCTATGGGTTCTTGTGATTGCATCTGTGATTGCTTGGTTGACCGCAGGACGGATTTTAAAGCCTTTACAGTCGTTGACCGAAGCGGCTCGGAATATTAGCGAGTCGGACTTAACTCAGCGCATCACCACCAAAGGCAATGGGGAAGTCGTGGAACTAGCTGCTACTTTTAATGACATGATGGAGCGCCTTGATCAAGCCTTTACTAATCAGAAAGACTTCATCAATGACTTAGGGCATGAACTGCGAACACCGATTACGATTATCCGTGGACATCTTGAATTAATGGGGAGTGATCCGCAAGAACAAGATGAAACACTTGCATTGGTTATAGATGAGTTGGATCGGATGACTATTTTGGTGAATGACTTACTCTTGCTTGCCAAATCGGAACAACCTACTTTTTTGCGATTAGAATCGATCTCCCTCAATCTGTTGATGACTGAACTCTATGCTAAGGCTCAAGCGATCGCGCCACGGCAATGGCAACTAGATGGGCAAGATGCGATCGCAGATGGTCAAATTTATGGCGATCGCTATCGCATTACCCAAGCAGTGATGAATTTGGTTCTCAATGCCACGCAGCATACTCATCCCAGCGATCGCATTAGCTTGGGGGCTAACATCACTAATACAGAGGTGCAAATCTGGGTTGCAGATACAGGCGAAGGTATTGCCCCAGAAGATCAGCCACATATTTTTAAACGCTTTAGTCGGGGTAACCACCACCAAATCCGTGGAGCCGACGGTTCTGGTTTAGGGCTAGCGATCGTCCAATCGATTGTCCAAGCTCACGGAGGCTTAATTAGACTTCAGAGCAATTTGGGAACTGGATCGACCTTCACCATCGTCTTACCCAAGAATCGCTAGTTGAATTTAGTTTTGCTATGACTCATATATTAATTGCCGAAGATGAAACAAGGATTTCTGCTTTTATTGAAAAAGGACTGCGATCGCATGGCTTTACTACCAGTGTCGCCAAAAATGCCAATGCTGCACTTCAGCTAACTCAATATGGTGAATGCGATCTCTTGCTATTAGATCTAGGGCTACCTGGCAAAGATGGGCTAGATGTTTTAGAAGAATTACGCGGTCAGGGAGTAAATTTACCAATTATTATTCTGACGGCAAAAAACGATATTGAAGACAAAGTTGCAGGGTTAGAGAGTGGTGCTGATGACTACATGACCAAGCCTTTCCAGTTTGCTGAATTACTAGCTCGTGTGCGGTTGCGTCTCAAGAAAAAAAATAGCCATCACAATCATGAGACGACGCAACTCGTAGCTGGTCATATCACATTAGATTTACGGACTCGTAAGGCTCATATCGGCTCTCAAGAAATCGAACTACCTGGACGAGAGTTTAACTTGGCAGAAACCTTTTTTCAGCATCAAGGTCAAGTCCTGAGCCGCGCCCAATTATTAGATCGTGTCTGGGGTTACGACTATGACCCTAACTCGAACATTGTTGATGTATATGTGGGTTATCTCCGCAAAAAGCTCGGTAATGATGTCATTGAGACGATTAGAGGAATAGGCTACCGCTTACAAGTTTCCTAAGAAATTTCTCATCTAATTCTTAAACAGCCTTCATGCACAGTCCTTATTCTATGAATTGTTGAAGTTAAGAACTTCACCTATAGCAATCAGCTATAGCAATCAGCAATTTTATTCAATCAGGATAGTTCGACACATGAAAAAACTACATTTTGCAGCGATCGCCTTGTTAACCTTTACTGGGCTGAATCTTCCTGTATCGCCTAGCATGGCTGAAGAAATTTCTTGCCAAGGAACCTTAGGAGCGATCACCGTTGATAACGTTAAAGTTCCTTCTGGTAAAACTTGCAATCTCAACGGTACTCGTGTGCAAGGAACCGTTAAGGTTGAGTCCAATGCTACATTGAATGCGCGGGGTGCGCGTATCGTTGGTGATGTCCAAGGCGAAAATGCTGCTGCGGTCAATGTTTTGAATAACTCAACTGTGGGTGGTAGTGTGCAGGTCAAGCAAGGGCTAGCAGCTAACGTTTCTGCCTCGGCTATTAATGGCGATATCCAATTTGAATCTAATCGTGGAGCGTTAGTTGCCAACAGCAATCGCATTGGCGGCAGCTTGCAAGCTTTTCAAAACACTGGTGGTCTTCGCATTAACACCAATCGCATTAATGGAAACTTGCAATGTAAAGAGAACCGTCCTTTTCCTCTAGGTGGTGGCAATATCGTCCAAGGTAGCAAAGAAGATCAGTGTTCTGCGCTATAGAACCTGAAAATGAAGGCGGCACTTTGTGCCGCCTTCATTTTTTGCCTCACTTTGCGATGACATAAAAAAGGCACTTGCTAAGCAAGTGCCTTTTTTGTTTAGGTTAATGGAATCGGGCAGAGTCGAACTGCCGTCCGCACTAGCGCCTAACCTCCCAGTCATTCACAGGTTTATCCAATCTAATCCTCTTGGAGGGAACTGCTATTTATCTCTAGCAATGGGAGATGCACTGATAAAGTCTTAAGCAAAAAGCCTATCAGAGAAAGCTATTCACAGCATCCGTTGAGGGGTTGAGTGGTGCATTTAACGGAGTCATACAACACTCCTCGAAACCGAAAAGTTTGGTTCTTAGGCTGCTACTGGAGCTGCTTTACGAGAGAAAGATACAATGTTGTTCGCATGTACTTGTTTGAACCATTGATTTACGAGAGATAGTCCGCTCTCGACCTGCATCAAGGGATAGCTTCTACTAACACGTCGAAACCCTTACGATCCCAATTGCGTTAACTTCGGTCAGATAAGTATAGAGATACTACCTAAAAAAGTTGTAAATTTCAGCTTATCTATCCACTGTTAGATTAATCATAGCTTACAAAACTAATAACTGGGGCAAATTTTTGAACTTAGGCAAAAAAAAGAAGCGGTGCTTTGCACCGCTTCTTTTTTATATAGGTTAGTTACCCATTTGACGACGAAGAGCTTCTAGCTCTGCATCGATCGCTGCACCAACACTTGGTCTTGCGGCATCCGATGGAGGCAATGCGCCTTGAGGTGTGGGACTACTAGAGATCATCTTTGCCTTGAGGGCGGCGAGTTCATCATCGACACCACTACCAGCTTCTAGCTGAGCAAACTGAGATTCTAGATTGTCCATACCCAGTTCAGAACTAGCACTCGCCTTAGCTTCTGCCATTAATACACGCTCTTCCATGCGCTCAAACGTCGCAGCAGCAGAGTTGGTATTGACCTTACCCAACATATTGTTGAGATTTTCTTGAGCCTTAGCCGATTGCAATCTTGCCTTAAGCATTTCTTTCTTGGTTTTCGCCTCAGAAATCTTGCCTTCGATCGCAATCAGATTTTTCTTGAGAGTATCTACTTGGGTTGTTTGTTGATCCAAACCAACCTTTAAAGTTGCCGCCGCATCCGCATGGGTTTTCTTGCGACTTAGCGCTTCCCTTGCTAGGTTTTCATCTCCCTTTTGGAGAGCTAGCATTGCCCGCTTTTCCCATTCTTGAGCTTGAGTTGCACTTTGATTATATTGTTGCTCTTGGCGCTTGAGGGCAGCCATTGATTGTGCGACAGCTTGGCGCAATTGCACCAAATCTTCTTGCATATCAATGATTGATTGCTCCAGAATTTTTTCTGGATCTTCAGCAGCCGTAACCATTGCATTTACATTGGACTTGACCACCATACCAATGCGATCGAGTAATCCCATAATCCTGTCCTTTGCGTTAGGGAGTAAATTGTCTACATACTATCATGAACGAAAAACATCGGCAGTGCATACACTACCGATGTTTTTCGAGATTATAGCAGCTCCGGGATTTGAACCCGGGACCTACGGATTATGAGACCGTCGCTCTAACCACCTGAGCCAAGCTGCCGCATTTGTTAATATAACATAGCTGATGTAAATTTTTTGCAATATTTGATTTGAATTTTTGATCAGGGCAGCAATCTATACTTGCTTAAAATCTAGATAAATTTCCAAAAAGCTTACTTTGCAAGCTTTTTGGAAATTTATCTGCACTCCCCAAAGATAAAAGGCATCGCAAAGAGATGCCTTTTATCTTTGGGGGGATATACCGCAACACATTGTTCCTTCGTGGTGAAACTCAACACACCAACCAGTAACGGGTTCAAAAATCCATGTATCCCAATCTTGCGCTACGATTTCCGCGATCGCATCCTTAACCAGTTGTAATGGCATTGCTAAAGTGGGCTGATGTGCTGAAAACCAGAGAATGTTGACATTAGGGTTAATCAATTGCTGAGTTTGACAAAGCTCTGAAAAAGCTAAAGCCACATCATCACGACTAGACAAGTTTACACAAATACTTTCAGGGACACTTTGCCAGTCGATTTGTGCATATTGCCAAGGAAAAGATTGGCTCAGCCATTGCTCTAGAGCTTGTGCGGCGGAACTATTGGGCAAGAAAATCTGGCAAGCATCTAGTGGAATGCCTATATCCGTTAACCAATTTTGCGCTGCCTGTAACTGCGATCGCTGACGCACCGCAGCTAATTTTTGTGTTAGTTGAGACTGACTTGGTGAATCTTCCATTTATTGATGACTACATGCTCTGTCACCAGTACATACTAAAATGACTCGTAGAGAAAATTTCAACATTTCTTAATCTCTACCGATCGCATAGCTAAATTTCTATTCTGGACAAATTTAAGGTCACAAAATTTATGGTCGCAACCCCTAACACCACAGACGCAGCCACTCCCGCCTTTAAAGATGACTTTCGCGAAGGCATTCAGTACTTTGGCGAACCGTTGGAGGGGTTCGACGAACTCGGACGGATTCCTGTCCTCAGTCCTGATAAATCTGGTGTGACCGATCCTCGCGATCGCGCATCGATTTTTCAAACGTTACTAGCTGCCGATGCTTTGCGCTATCTCACCTTACAAATTACAGGTAGCAAAGCATCAG containing:
- a CDS encoding response regulator transcription factor — encoded protein: MTHILIAEDETRISAFIEKGLRSHGFTTSVAKNANAALQLTQYGECDLLLLDLGLPGKDGLDVLEELRGQGVNLPIIILTAKNDIEDKVAGLESGADDYMTKPFQFAELLARVRLRLKKKNSHHNHETTQLVAGHITLDLRTRKAHIGSQEIELPGREFNLAETFFQHQGQVLSRAQLLDRVWGYDYDPNSNIVDVYVGYLRKKLGNDVIETIRGIGYRLQVS
- a CDS encoding PspA/IM30 family protein translates to MGLLDRIGMVVKSNVNAMVTAAEDPEKILEQSIIDMQEDLVQLRQAVAQSMAALKRQEQQYNQSATQAQEWEKRAMLALQKGDENLAREALSRKKTHADAAATLKVGLDQQTTQVDTLKKNLIAIEGKISEAKTKKEMLKARLQSAKAQENLNNMLGKVNTNSAAATFERMEERVLMAEAKASASSELGMDNLESQFAQLEAGSGVDDELAALKAKMISSSPTPQGALPPSDAARPSVGAAIDAELEALRRQMGN
- a CDS encoding sensor histidine kinase; protein product: MSGSTVVAIGAIRHTLFVELDARVKNSMYQELEEFKRLHSEYRLIEGDTLAENVATLFDVFLSRNVPEDDEFFITILDGRFYDASSRALPKLLQPDGQLVKQLEKITLQEFKQNATSEGEIVYLTYPVYVGERFKGVFVVVHITTGEREEVQDMLVAITNIMLWVLVIASVIAWLTAGRILKPLQSLTEAARNISESDLTQRITTKGNGEVVELAATFNDMMERLDQAFTNQKDFINDLGHELRTPITIIRGHLELMGSDPQEQDETLALVIDELDRMTILVNDLLLLAKSEQPTFLRLESISLNLLMTELYAKAQAIAPRQWQLDGQDAIADGQIYGDRYRITQAVMNLVLNATQHTHPSDRISLGANITNTEVQIWVADTGEGIAPEDQPHIFKRFSRGNHHQIRGADGSGLGLAIVQSIVQAHGGLIRLQSNLGTGSTFTIVLPKNR